The proteins below come from a single Campylobacter sp. CCUG 57310 genomic window:
- a CDS encoding NAD(P)H-dependent glycerol-3-phosphate dehydrogenase yields the protein MKIAVFGAGKWGSALFHALSQKNECVISSKTPRQIPNFVSTDEALRAEILVMTIPSQVTGEWLKKNFKNYNQKILVASKGIETSSLKFLNEIYEQYVDSSNLAFLSGPTFSKEVEKKLPCALVVNSINLSLAQEISNLFPSYIKAYTSDDVIGAEICGAYKNVIAIAGGICDGLGLGNNARASLISRGLVEMARFGKYFGARDETFLGLSGAGDLFLTASSVLSRNYRVGLGLAKNESLNKILNDLGEVAEGIDTSYAIEKIAKKEGIYTPIVNEVVAMLGGKEVQKSLIDLLSRKKI from the coding sequence ATGAAAATAGCTGTTTTTGGAGCGGGCAAATGGGGAAGCGCTCTTTTTCATGCGCTTTCTCAGAAAAACGAATGCGTAATAAGCTCTAAAACACCTCGTCAAATTCCAAATTTCGTATCTACCGATGAGGCCTTAAGGGCTGAAATTTTAGTTATGACTATTCCTTCTCAGGTCACGGGCGAGTGGCTTAAGAAAAATTTTAAAAATTACAATCAAAAAATTTTAGTAGCCTCAAAAGGAATAGAAACAAGCAGTTTAAAATTTTTAAACGAAATTTACGAGCAGTACGTCGATAGTTCAAATTTGGCTTTCTTATCAGGACCCACCTTTTCAAAAGAGGTAGAAAAGAAACTTCCTTGCGCCCTTGTCGTAAATTCTATAAATTTGTCGCTAGCCCAAGAAATTTCAAATCTTTTTCCAAGTTATATCAAGGCATATACATCAGACGATGTTATAGGGGCTGAAATTTGTGGAGCGTATAAAAACGTGATTGCCATAGCCGGTGGAATTTGCGATGGTCTTGGACTGGGAAATAACGCTAGAGCAAGTCTTATCTCAAGAGGGCTTGTCGAGATGGCGAGGTTTGGCAAGTATTTTGGCGCAAGAGACGAGACTTTTTTAGGTTTAAGCGGGGCGGGCGATCTTTTTCTTACAGCTTCAAGCGTCTTGTCGCGTAATTACCGAGTAGGACTTGGGCTTGCTAAAAACGAAAGCTTGAATAAAATTTTAAACGATCTAGGCGAAGTTGCCGAGGGTATAGATACCTCTTATGCCATAGAAAAGATTGCTAAAAAAGAGGGGATTTATACTCCTATCGTAAACGAAGTAGTCGCCATGCTTGGCGGGAAAGAGGTTCAAAAGAGCCTTATTGATCTTCTTAGCAGGAAGAAAATTTGA
- a CDS encoding glycoside hydrolase family 3 N-terminal domain-containing protein → MRILSRLFFCIAIITCSLLFANEKPPLRKMIAQMIMVGFNGANQNEAKSAISDAKYQRFGGVMLLGKNVKDKESLKSLTVAFKNAQKNIFIAIDEEGGIVTRFKDKVGFETFISASEVARKLDLESAKELYGRMATQLKEVGVNLNFAPVVDVLDTVSPIIASKDRAFSRDIDEVSLYASEFLDAFSEVGVLTTLKHFPGHGSAQTDSHNAKTVIENFNYNELKPYYDAIKKNQARLIMVSHVYLNQEDNQNPSSLSEKIIQNLLREKLKFDGAVISDDMLMGGLKDFSLTQKVVNFINAGGDILLFSDFMIGEQKTAEYVTQIIVDAVNQKKIPKERIELSYERIMKLKSELQ, encoded by the coding sequence TTGAGAATTTTATCGAGGCTGTTTTTTTGCATTGCTATCATCACCTGCAGTTTGCTTTTTGCAAACGAAAAACCGCCGCTTCGCAAAATGATAGCCCAGATGATAATGGTGGGCTTTAACGGCGCAAATCAAAACGAAGCTAAATCCGCAATATCTGATGCTAAGTATCAAAGATTTGGCGGAGTTATGCTGCTTGGCAAAAATGTCAAAGATAAAGAGAGTCTAAAGTCTTTAACTGTAGCCTTTAAGAATGCTCAAAAAAATATATTTATAGCCATAGACGAAGAGGGCGGAATCGTAACAAGATTTAAGGATAAGGTGGGATTTGAAACCTTTATCTCTGCAAGCGAAGTGGCTAGAAAGCTTGATCTGGAAAGTGCAAAAGAGCTTTATGGTCGTATGGCTACTCAACTAAAAGAGGTCGGCGTAAATTTAAATTTCGCCCCGGTTGTCGATGTATTAGACACGGTATCTCCTATCATAGCTTCCAAGGATAGAGCCTTTAGTAGGGATATAGACGAAGTTTCTTTATATGCGAGTGAATTTTTAGACGCTTTTAGCGAAGTTGGGGTGCTAACTACGCTTAAGCATTTTCCGGGACACGGTTCTGCGCAAACGGACTCGCATAATGCAAAAACCGTGATAGAAAACTTTAACTATAATGAACTTAAACCTTATTATGATGCGATCAAAAAGAATCAAGCAAGGCTTATAATGGTTTCTCATGTCTATTTAAATCAAGAGGATAATCAAAATCCTTCATCTCTTTCTGAAAAAATTATCCAAAATTTGCTAAGGGAAAAGCTGAAATTTGATGGAGCCGTCATAAGTGATGATATGCTTATGGGAGGCTTAAAGGACTTTAGCCTTACTCAAAAAGTTGTAAATTTCATAAATGCGGGCGGAGATATTTTACTCTTTAGCGACTTTATGATAGGGGAGCAAAAAACCGCCGAATACGTAACGCAGATAATAGTTGATGCGGTAAATCAAAAGAAAATTCCAAAAGAGCGCATAGAGCTATCTTACGAGCGAATCATGAAGCTTAAGAGCGAACTTCAATAA